The Silene latifolia isolate original U9 population chromosome Y, ASM4854445v1, whole genome shotgun sequence sequence tggtttttaatATGTGTCGATCTCGAAATATTTGTGTGCTTTGTTCCGTGGAATTGAGTGTTCCGTCTGTCCTCATGTTTTGGTCTTGCCTCTACAACTATGataatatatatacatatatatacatatatatacatatatatatatatatatatatatatatatatatatatatatatatatatatatatatatatatatatatatatatatatatataggggcgggatcCGTGCGAACTAACTTACGATGCAACCAAATACGAACCAACCCATTATACATCGTTATCTTCTTACGCGCTTCTATCTTCTTCCACAAAAGAAGAACAGCTTCCATGGTTTTCTTCTTCAACCTCTCGCGATTCTCTTCTTGCTAAACTAGTTTCTACCATCACTATCCTCTACGAAACAAGCTTCTAGATTTACAACATTCAgctcatcattaattcatcaaacAAGGTTAGCTTCAATTACTGTTATTTTTTcataaaataatttaattgaaaattttacaTTTAATTGGTTTGGTATTTTAGATCAATGCACATATATGGATTGTAGAGTAGTTTAAGAGGTTAATTTTATGCAGAAATTTCAAATTGTTTGATAAATTAGGGTTTGTAATAACCAAAAAATTCAAAtcgtttttttagggtttcaaTTGGGTTAAATTCTTcaaagatggtaacagtctcaaccaattgttcttcaacttcaGGTACGAATTCTTCATTTTTTTGTGCGATGAACATTTTAATTGCAGATTTTTAGATACACTTACTAAGATACTATTGTGATTTTAATTGCAGATGTTTGTACTCAAGAACATGCCTTAGTAACTGAAACCGTAAATGATGAAGATGATTCCCAAATGGTAGATGGTATGAATTCTTTCACTCTTTTTGCATTGATTCTGCATTTTATAAGGTTTGATTTGTTTGATTGATTAAGATGAATTTGAAACAATTTTTCTTATTAGGTTGAGGTTGATGTTGATGTATATgttgttgattgatgaatttaatttaatttgatcGATTGTTGTTCTAGGAGATGTTATTTGAACAATTCGGAGTGATTTAATTGAAGCGATATGTTGTTGATAAGTTGAATTGAATTTGATCGAATGTTTCCGAATACAACTGCGAACAATCGTTGTgtgaattacttgaaaaattcttTAGGTTAAGGTTAATGTATGTTTAATTGATCATGTTTTCTGTGATTTAATTGAACAATTTCAAGATGAATTTGGAGCGATTATTGTTTTAGGTTAAGGTTTAATCtatatgttgttgattgttgaacTAAATTTGGTCGAATATTTCAAAATACGACTGCGAACAATTTGATTAGGCATCTCACTCAACCTATCAACCTTTGAGGAGCGCAAACGCTTTTGGGGTTTCATGGTTCTTAAGTGAGTAAGAACTGGGTTCATGATAAGTTGGTTATTATTACAGTCAAAAGCTTCACACTTTAGACAAAATCTCCCTTCATTTTCACAGTCCACACTTTTTTAATAAAATCCcacaaataaaactcaaaaattcaGCAAAAATCTGAATTTTGCTAATCCCAAATCCTAAAAAAGATCAAAACTTTATTTGCATAAATCTTGTTAATTAATGGAAAACCCATTAACAAAATGTGGAAATTATGATGCATTATTAACAACTTGATGTAATGCAATTCAAGCAATTGGTAGAGGATTTGATGTTACTTCTGATATTAGATTGTTGTACTGTAAAGGGTCACCTGGGCTTAGATTGGTTGTGTGTAAGAACTGGGTTCATGAATAGACATGACACATacgaaattttaattttttttgctgTGTTAATTGAacaattgattatttgattgattgTTAAAGTTAGGTGTTTGCCTGTTTATATGACAATGTTGGCAATTTTGTTGTTTCGTACACTTTCCCTCGTTACTTTTCCTAATACCCTTTCCCTTGTGACAATTTTAGCTGTTGAATTACATTAGTTAGAGCTAGGACAATCATCATTTTTCAAAATTATTAGCGAATAAGTGCTCATTTGGCCATTCGTTGTTTACTGACTATAGTTGGTGATACTAATGACATGGATATTTCAACAAATCCAGAAGAAGATATATTATTGCTTACTAATTGTCCAGATCAATTATTAGTGAATGATGTGCCATTAGCGAATGATGTGCCAGGTAAATCATTTagttttatttattgcattttgtTAGCATGAAGCAAGACGGCAGTTTATAAGTAATTGTTGTTAATTTGAGTGTTCCAGATAGCCCGGAAGTTGTTTCTAGTAGTGAGATTCACGGAGTGCCTCATTGTTCAGAAGAGCTTAAACCATTTGTTGGAATGAAATTTGAGAATTTGGAGTAAGGCTTGGATTTCTACAAAGCATATGCCAAAGCTTGTGGCTTTAGTCCGAGATTGGATTCAAGTAAAATCATTGACGGAGTTACTACACATAAGTGCTGTGTGTGTAACAAAGAAGGTAATAGGCAACATGGTGGGCAAAAAAGGAGGAGGGCAATAACAAGAGTTGGGTGTGCTGCCAAGATTAAGTTTAAGAGACTTCCTACTGGTGAGTATGAGGTGTATGAATTTATCGAGGTGCACTCACATGCAATGGTAACTCCAGCCAGAATGATTCACTTAAAGTCATTTAGGAAGCTCAACCTTGTGCATAAGAAAATGATAATGGATAACTCACGTGTTAACAAGGGGCCTGTGAAGACATTTCGAATGTTTAAAGAGTATGTTAGGAGATATAAAAACGTAGGGGCTTCCTTAGAAGATTTTAAGAATTTTTCAAGGGATGTAAAGAAATACATCAAAGAATATGATGCGGAAATGCTGATAGAGGGCTTCATGCAAAAAAGAGCTAGGTGTCCctcattttactttgattttgatGTTGATGAGGACAAAAGACTCACTAAGGTTTTAATGATCCAATTGCAATTAAGAACTATGCACTCtttggtgattctgtgtctttTGACACCACATTCGATTTTAATGAATATCGTATGGTGTTTTGTCCTTTTACGGGGTTGACAACCATAAAAAATGTGTCACTTTTTATGCGTTTGGTTTGATAATGCGGGAGAATGAAGAGTCTTTTACCTGGCTTTTTGACAATTTTATGAAGGCAATGGGTGGGTGTTATCCTACTACTCTTATTCTTGACCAATGTCTGGTATTAAAGTGGGGTTAAAAATGTGTTTTCAGGCAACACAACACACAGATTctgtatgtggcatatcatgaaaaAATTGCCTGACAAAGTTGGTTCAACCATTTACAAAGACATAAACTTTCTAAAAGAAATAAGTTCTATTGTTTGGAATGAAGATATTGAGCCAACTGAATTTGAGTCGAGCTGGTGTTcaattatggaaaaacatgatttGACTGGAAATGAGTGGCTGAAATCCATGTTTGAGGACCGCAAATTATGGATTCCTGCATATTTTCGGGAAACATATATGGGTGGGCTTCTGAGGACAACTTCAAGGTCAGAATCAGAGTATAGTTTCTTCGGCAACTTCACCAACCCCAACCTGTCACTTGTTCAGTTTTGGATGCGCTTCCAGTCAGCAAGGGATGCTCAACGCTGGAAGTATTCTAAGCTAACTGCTGATTCTAAAAACTCTTCTCCTATCTTGTTAACTCCCCTTTCTATAGAAAAGAAGTGTGCTGAATTTTACACACCACCGGTGTTTTATGATTTTCAAGAAGAGTTAAAAGGTGCATGCTACTCTTGTAATGAGGCCAACAAAAGCACGAAGGAAAGTGACGTGGAGCATTTATTTGTTATGGATCGTGAGAGCAAGAAAGTCTATGAAGTTGATGTTGATGGGAAAACTTTTGTGTATTCATGCAAGAGGTTTCAGAGATTTGGGATACTTTGTAGACATTGTGTATGGGTGTTGCATAATAAGGGGTTTGATGAAATACCTTCTGAATATCTATTGCCGAGGTGGAGCAATTATGCAACATTTCGTCCTATGTTTAATGTTGTAGGGACGTCCTTAGAAGCTGATTGTGCGTTAATTGACACAAGACAAAACACTATCAGTGAATTATGGTCAGGGGTGTTCACTGCAGTGTCACTTGTGGAGGATGATGAGGAGAAGGAGAATGAGTTACTCGAATTGCTTCAGAGTTTCAATGAGAAGTTAATGATTTCAAGTAGTGGTGGGAAGTCAAAAAGTAAGAAAACTCAAATCGAGACACTTCTTGGGTCTAAAATACCTACTAAAGCTCATATTCTTCCTCCAAATCAAGCAAAAAATAAGGGATCTGGTAGAAGTATGACTTCTTAAAAATAAAAGGCAATGGAGGAGCACGCTAAGCCTCTTAGAAAATGTCGTGCTTGTGGGGAAATGGCACGCCATGATAGTAGAAATTGCCAGAGTCAACTTGCTAACAAGTAATCTCATAATCATAATCAGGtactttatttgcttgtttttttAAAATTTACATATTAGTGGAAGAGGGCATATATACAAAGTATTAATGATATTTTACATGATTTGATGATGTAGGTATTGTCAATGAAACATTTGTGGACTGGGATGCGCAACAATTGTATGCAGAAGGGTGTAACAGTTGACTACACAAGATATTGTATTTTGTTAATGTCCAAATGTAGGAGGAAGCTTTAATTTGAATGGATATTGTATTTTGTTGATGTTAGCTGTTGGCGTATGTTGTGACCTCTATTAGTTATGTTTGAGTTTGAATCAGTATTCTCATTTTCGGTGGATAAATTGTTCCATTGCCTAAGATGCGAGCTTCTGAGTTAGTTTGTCTTGCTTAGGGACCTTGATATTGTATTTTGTTACATTTGTTACTGTCCAAATGTAGGAGGAAGCTTTAATTTGAATGAATATAGTATTTTGTTGATGTTAGTTGTTGGCGTATATTGTAACGTCTATTAGTTATGTTTCAATTTGAATCAGTATTCTCATTTTCGGTGGATAAATTGTACCATTGCCTAAGATGCCAGCTTTTGAGTTGGTAATTTAAAGTCGTTACTTAACGTAcctgggttatttagacgaaacgtacccacaatatatgtaaaacgaacctaagactatttcgaaacatAACTAGCACGTAAAAGGGATTAGACGAAACGAACTTACAATATATATAAAActaacctaagactatttcgaaacgtaccgaGTACGTAAAGGGATTAGACGAAACGAACCTACAATATATATAAAACGAACCTAAGaatatttcgaaacgtacctagtacgtaaaagggattaaacgtgGGGCGGGTAtccaaaacgggacgggaaagggtttagggttgggttaggcgggtccgcctaatccaaccctaaatcctttcccttacatcgaaacgggaaccgtaaaatGAGTCCTAAAATGGGAAGGGTGAACcactttccgaggggaccgggtatcctaaaacgggacaagaaagggtttagggttagattaggcggaccgctaacgcgggtccgcctaatcaaaccctaaaccttttcccttgttaTCAGAagtgggttatttagacgaaacgtacccacaatatatgtaaaacgaacctaaaactatttcgaaacgtacctagtacgtaaaagggattaaacggggggcgggtatcctaaaacgggacgggaaagggttggattaggcggaccgctaacgcgggtccgcctaatccaaccctaaacccttttccttgttatcgaaacgggaaccgtaaacaaAGTCCTagaaggggaagggtgaacccctttccgaggggaccgggtatcctaaaacgggacgggaaagcgtttagggttggattaggcggaccactaacgcgggtccgcctaatccaaccctaaaccctttcccttgttatcgggaatgggttatttagacgaaacgtacccacaacatatgtaaaacgaacctaagactatttcgaaacgtacctagtacgtaaaggAGATTAAACGGggagcgggtatcctaaaacgggacgggaaagggtttaggattggattaggcggaccgcgtaaaccctttcccttgttatcgaaacgggaaccgtaaactgagccctaaaaggggaagggtgaacccctttccgaggggaccgggtatcctaaaaccagacgggaaagggtttagggttagattaggcggaccactaatgcgggtccgcctaatacaaccctgaaccctttcccttattatcgggaatgggttatttagacgaaacgtacccacaatatatgtaaaacgaacctaagactatttcgaaacgtacctaatacgtaaaagggattaaacggggggagggtatccttaaacgggacggaaaagggtttagggttggattaggaagCCCGCTaacacgggtccgcctaatccaaccctaaaccctttcccttgttatcgaaacgggaaccgtaaactgagccctaaaagaggaagggtgaacccctcTCCGAGGGGatggggtatcctaaaacgggacggaaaagggtttaggttggattaggcggaccgctaatgcgggtccgcctaatccaaccctaaaccctttcccttgttaccGGGAATGGGTTATATAGACGAAacatacccacaatatatgtaaaacgaatcTAAGACTATTTCAAAACGTACCTAGTAGGTAAAAAGGATTAAACGGGAggcaggtatcctaaaacgggacgggaaagggtttagggttggattaggcagcccgctaacgcgggtccgcctaatccaaccccaaaccctttctcttcttatcgaaacgggaaccgtaaactgagccctaaaaggggaagggtgaaccccatTCCGAgggaaccgggtatcctaaaacgggacgggaaagggtttagggttggattaggcggaccactaacgcgggtccgcctaatccaaccctaaacattTTCCCTTGTTATCaagaatgggttatttagacgaaacgtacccacaatatatgtaaaacgaacctaaaaCTATTTCGAaatgtacctagtacgtaaaagagaTTAAACGGGGGCGGCTATCctgaaacgggacgggaaagggtttagggttggattaggcggaccgctaacgcgggtctacctaatccaaccctaaaccctttctcttgttatcgaaacgggaaccgtaaactgagccctaaaagagTAAGGGTGAACCcttttccgaggggaccgggtatcctaaaacgagacgggaaagggtttagggttgaattaggggGACCACTAATGCGGGtccgcctaatacaaccctaaaccctttcccttgttatcgggaatgggttatttagtcgaaatgtacccacaatatatgtaaaacgaacctaagactttttcgaaacgtacctagtacgtaaaagggattaaatggggggcgggtatcctaaaacgggacgggaaaggattaagggttggattaggcagcccgctaacacgggtccgcctaatccaaccctaaaccctttcccttgttatctaaacgggaaccgtaaactgagccctaaaagaggaagggtgaacccctcTCCGAGGGgacggggtatcctaaaacgggacgggaaagggtttagatttggattaggcggaccgctaacgcaggtccgcctaatccaaccctaaaccctttcccttattatcgggaatgggttatttagacgaaacgtacccacaatatatgtaaaacgaacctaagactatttcaaaACGTACCTAGTAGGTAAAAAGGATTAAACGGGGggcaggtatcctaaaacgggacgggaaagggttttgggttggattaggcagcccGCTAAcatgggtccgcctaatccaaccctaaaccctttcccttgttatcgaaacgggaaccttaaactgagccctaaaaggggaagggtgaaccccatttcgaggggaccgggtatcctaaaacgggacgggaaagggtttagggttggattaggcggaccactaacgctggtccgcctaatccatccctaaaccttttcccttgttatcaagaatgggttatttagacgaaacgtacccacaatatatgtaaaacgaacctaagactatttcgaaatgtacctagtacgtaaaagagattagacggggggcgggtatcctaaaacgggacgggaaagggtttagggttggattaggcggaccgctaacgcgggtctacctaatccaaacctaaaccctttcccttgctatcgaaacgggaaccgtaaactgagccctaataGAGGAAGGGTGatcccctttccgaggggaccgggtatcctaaaatgggacggaaaagggtttagggttggattaggcggaccgctaacgcgggtccgccaaatccaaccctaaaccttttcccttgttatcgggaatgggttatttagacgaaacgtacccacaatatatgtaaaacgaacctaagactattttgaAACGTatctagtacgtaaaagggattaaacggggggcaagtatcctaaaacgagacgggaaagggtttagggttggattaggcagcccTCTaacacgggtccgcctaatccaaccctaaaccctttctcttgttatcgaaacgggaaccgtaaactgagccctaaaagaggaagggtgaacccctcCCCGAGGGgacggggtatcctaaaacgggacgggaaaggatttagtgttggattaggcggaccgctaacgcgggtctacctaatccaaccctaaaccctttcccttgttatcgaaacgggaagcGTAAACTGAGCcttaaaaggggaagggtgaaccccattccgaggggaccgggtatcctaaaacgggacgggaaagggtttaaggttggattaggcggaccactaaggcgagtccgcctaatccaacaaccctaaaccttttcccttgttatcaagaatgggttatttagacgaaacgtacccacaatatatgtaaagcGAACttaagactatttcgaaatgtacctagtacgtaaaagagattaaacggggggcggctatcctaaaacgggacgggaaagggtttagggttggattaggaagacccgcgttagcggtctgcctaatccaaccctaaaccctttcccttgttatcgaaacgggaaccgtaaactgagccctaaaaggggaagggtgaacccctttccgaggggaccgggtatcctaaaacgggatgggaaagggtttagggttggattaggcgttcCCCTAACGCAGGTCCGCCtagtccaaccctaaaccctttccattgttatcgaaacgggaatcgTAAACTATGCCCTataaggggaagggtgaacccctttccgaggggaccgggtatcctaaaactggacgggaaagggtttagggttggattagtctgcctaagccaaccctaaaccctttcccttgttatctggaatgggttatttagacgaaacgtacccacaatatatgtaaaacgaacctaagactatttcgaaacgtacctagtacgtaaaagggattaaacggggggcgggtatcctaaaacgagacgggaaagggtttagggttggattgggtgtgggaaatatcggtatacttcatcaagaaattcagattataacgaaattataattatgaaattacgagtcataaacgaaattgcaaaacaaaaagaatagagattataATCAACCTTCCGTCCGAGCAattaggcctaagaacaaatatcgagatcgatattctcctaatcgttgcacccaaaatgcttcaagaaatgcctctccttttgctagaatgagatccctaatttctaatgattttaggatttttttttgtgatgagagaattaggtaaAAAAGGAAGTGAGAAAAATGACCCCATTTCTCTACTCTTAACCGTGTAAAAGGAGGAGAATAAGgggaagatattttcttccttttttttgtgTAACAACCGAAAGAAATAAGGagaatatcttcttattttcggttgt is a genomic window containing:
- the LOC141632537 gene encoding protein FAR1-RELATED SEQUENCE 5-like → MVTVSTNCSSTSDVCTQEHALVTETVNDEDDSQMVDVGDTNDMDISTNPEEDILLLTNCPDQLLVNDVPLANDVPDSPEVVSSSEIHGVPHCSEELKPFVGMKFENLEQHGGQKRRRAITRVGCAAKIKFKRLPTGEYEVYEFIEVHSHAMVTPARMIHLKSFRKLNLVHKKMIMDNSRVNKGPVKTFRMFKEYVRRYKNVGASLEDFKNFSRDVKKYIKEYDAEMLIEGFMQKRARCPSFYFDFDVDEDKRLTKVLMIQLQLRTMHSLVILCNTTHRFCMWHIMKKLPDKVGSTIYKDINFLKEISSIVWNEDIEPTEFESSWCSIMEKHDLTGNEWLKSMFEDRKLWIPAYFRETYMGGLLRTTSRSESEYSFFGNFTNPNLSLVQFWMRFQSARDAQRWKYSKLTADSKNSSPILLTPLSIEKKCAEFYTPPVFYDFQEELKGACYSCNEANKSTKESDVEHLFVMDRESKKVYEVDVDGKTFVYSCKRFQRFGILCRHCVWVLHNKGFDEIPSEYLLPRWSNYATFRPMFNVVGTSLEADCALIDTRQNTISELWSGVFTAVSLVEDDEEKENELLELLQSFNEKLMISSSGGKSKSKKTQIETLLGSKIPTKAHILPPNQAKNKGSGRSIVNETFVDWDAQQLYAEGCNS